In the Pseudorasbora parva isolate DD20220531a chromosome 23, ASM2467924v1, whole genome shotgun sequence genome, one interval contains:
- the LOC137062408 gene encoding olfactory receptor 6N1-like, with the protein MANYTMNNVDSFIITGFDHLQNKKLLGFLILITYMLILLGNGINLCIILTDRHLHKPMYILICNLAVVDIMYSSTCSTTMISVLLAEIKTVSYYSCISRMFFYHVGDFTECMALTLMAIDRLVAIRLPLRYHSILTNSRTWGLIILTWLIAFTLMVVLTLVVDNVPYCQPVIRYVFCDYPSMIRAACVNPELYFFLPAMINLWWFCGLFPFVMCTYAVMAYSVSKLSNNSSRKQMINTCLSHLIVLLSFYAPKLVSNLLTRIGVVLTLTERNAILIIASLIPPLINPTVYCTRTKEIRKRLDVFLHKKVVRRNLKILSL; encoded by the coding sequence ATGGCAAATTACACCATGAACAATGTAGACAGCTTTATAATTACTGGATTTGATCACCTGCAGAACAAAAAGCTCCTTGGATTCCTCATCTTAATAACCTACATGCTCATATTGCTTGGGAATGGCATCAATCTGTGTATCATCTTGACTGACAGACATTTACACAAACCAATGTATATATTAATCTGTAATCTAGCTGTTGTTGACATAATGTACTCCTCTACCTGCAGCACAACCATGATCTCAGTGCTGCTGGCTGAGATTAAAACTGTGTCATACTACTCTTGTATCTCAAGAATGTTTTTCTATCATGTTGGTGATTTCACAGAGTGCATGGCTCTGACATTAATGGCAATTGACAGACTTGTTGCGATTAGGCTTCCTTTAAGGTATCACAGTATTTTAACAAATTCACGAACATGGGGGCTTATTATACTGACTTGGCTCATTGCTTTCACTCTAATGGTTGTTTTGACATTAGTGGTAGACAATGTCCCATACTGTCAGCCTGTTATCAGATATGTGTTCTGTGATTATCCTTCAATGATCAGAGCTGCTTGTGTCAATCCTGAACTATATTTTTTCTTGCCTGCAATGATTAATCTTTGGTGGTTCTGTGGACTGTTTCCCTTTGTTATGTGCACATATGCTGTAATGGCATACAGTGTGTCCAAACTATCCAACAACTCAAGCAGAAAACAAATGATCAACACTTGTTTGAGTCACCTCATTGTCCTGCTCAGTTTTTACGCACCGAAGCTAGTCTCTAATTTGCTAACTAGAATAGGAGTTGTGCTTACTTTAACAGAGAGAAATGCAATATTGATAATTGCCTCTCTAATTCCTCCCTTAATAAATCCAACTGTGTATTGCACCAGGACGAAAGAGATAAGGAAACGATTAGATgtatttttgcacaaaaaagttGTACGGCGTAATTTAAAGATTTTATCATTGTAG